The Nodosilinea sp. FACHB-141 sequence GCCCCTACTACTGAGGAGATTGCCCCTTCACCAAGCTTAGGGCGACGGCCTCTGCCACCCGAATGCCGTCAATGCCAGCGGACAGAATGCCCCCAGCATAGCCGGCTCCTTCGCCTGCGGGGTATAGCCCAGCGGTATTGAGGCTTTGAAACTGCTCATTGCGCTTGATGCGAATGGGCGATGAGGTGCGGGTTTCGATGCCAGTGAGCACAGCGTCATCCATGGCGAACCCGTGGATTTTGTGGTCGAAGGCCGGGATGGCCTCACGAATAGCGGCGATCGCATAGTCCGGCAAACTGCTGCTCAGATCCCCCAACTTCACCCCCGGCTTGTAGGACGGCTGCACCTCGCCAAAGGCGGTCGAGGGCCGGCTGGCCAAAAAATCCCCCACCAGCTGGCCGGGAGCTTCGTAGGTGCCGCCACCCAGCTCAAAGGCAAATTCCTCCAAACGCCGCTGGAGCGCAATGCCCGCCAGCGGCCCCTCGGGGTAATCGACCTCGGGGGTGATGCCCACCACGATCGCACTGTTGGCGTTTGACTCATCCCGCGCATATTCGCTCATGCCGTTGGTCACCAGGCGGCCCGGTTCTGAGGCTGCCGCCACCACCTTGCCGCCGGGGCACATGCAAAAGCTGTAAACCGATCGCCCGTTTTCGCAGTGGTGCACCAGCTTGTAGTCAGCGGAGCCCAGGCGGGGGTGCCCGGCCTGGTCGCCCAACCGGCAGCGATCGATCAGCAACTGGGGGTGCTCAATGCGAAAGCCAATGGAAAAGGGCTTGGCCTCGATGTAAACCCCCCGCTCGTAGAGCATGTGAAAGGTGTCGCGGGCGCTATGGCCCACGGCCAACACCACGTGGTCGCTGGCTAGGTAGTCGCCATTGTCGAGCCGCACACCGCGCACCTGGCCCTGGTCGATGTCAATGTCGGCGACGCGGGTCTGAAAGCGAATCTCGCCGCCGAGAGACTCAATCATGGCGCGCATATTCTGCACGATTTTGACCAGGCGGTAGGTGCCGATGTGGGGCTTATTGATATAGAGAATTTCGGGAGAAGCACCGGCATTCACCAGCTCGGTGAGCACCTTGCGGCCGTAGTGGTGGGGGTCGCTGACCTGGCTGTAGAGCTTGCCATCGGAGAACGTGCCCGCGCCGCCTTCGCCAAACTGCGCGTTTGACTCAGGGTTGAGGGCCTTTTTGAGCCAAAAGCCGAAGGTGTCAACGCTGCGATCGCGCACCGACTTGCCCCGCTCGAGAATAATGGGCCGAAACCCCATCTGCGCCAGCATCAGCCCCGCAAACATGCCGCAGGGCCCCATGCCAATCACAATGGGGCGATTCTGAAATTCCTCGGGAGCTTGGGCCACCGGGCGATAGGTCAGATCGGGCGTCACGGTCACCGTGGCGTCTTTCTTAAACCGCTTGAGCAGGGCCTTTTCCTGCGGCGTCTCCACATCGACGATGTAGACCAGAGCAATGTTGCCCTTTTTGCGGGCGTCGTAGCTGCGTTTGAAGATGGTGAAGCTGGTCAAATCCGCCGCTGTCAGATGCAGCTTTTTAAGAATGGCCTCCTCAAGGGCGGCTTCGGGGTGATCGAGGGGCAGTTTAATTTGGCTGAGGCGTAGCATACGAAATAGTGGGGCAAAGTCCCAGTGAGGCGCAGAGGATCATCATGCCACATTGGTCTGGGGTCTTACCATTCTGGGCGATCGCCCGTCAGGAATCGCCGCCCTAACCACTGTAGCTGGGGATATCAGCTCAGCGATCGAGCCGATGTTAACCAAGGAGAGACCGAGAATGAAACTAAATCTAGCCGGGGCGCTGTTGGGCAGCCTGCCGATCTGTCTGCTGAGCGGCACGGCGGCCTTGGCCAACACAATGGACCTGAGCGTGCTGCCCCTGCTCAGTAGCCCACAGGCCCGCTGTCCTGAGGGGCTGACGGCCCATGAAACCCTCCGCCCCTACGCTGAGGGTAGCTTTTCGACCGAGGGTATGGTCAAGCTGCGCGACATTGCCACCGACATTAGACTGTCCCAGTCAGATCAGTTTAGCGCCACTTGGGTGGGCACCCTCAAGCCCGAATACCGCAATTGTCAAGCCTCGGGCGGCATGGTCAGCGTCGATGACGCCGCCTACGAGGGCAACTCCTACATCCGCATTCAGCTGATCAACGGTCAGGTCAAGGCCATTCTCGACATGACGGGGATGCGCGACCCCAACGGGTTTACCACGGTCATTCTGTTTAAGGGTCTGCGGGATGGCAATCCTCGCTGGACCTGGGGCGGCAGCGACTAGACACATTCATGCTTAATAACGGCCTCGGTAACGGTTATGAAGATTGCTTTGGGCGCAAAGCCTAGCAATTTTACAGCAGCCCACCTGAAGCCGAACCTAAAAGCATGGGAGCTATTTCGTCTCATCATCGCGATCGCCTTCGTGGGTCGCTTTTAACATGGCGCGAATCCGCTCAATGTGAATCTGAGAATCTTGCACCCGCTGCAAGATTGAAGAAGAGTTGCCCTGCTTCTGACCCATGGTGGCAATCAAGTTCTGACGCTCTTCAAACATCCGCAGAGCCACCCACAGCGTTTCTTCAATCTTGGCCGTTTGCTGGGCTAGCAGCACCGCCGAGGTAAACGCGTGGCCTGTATGACAGCGATACCTGAGAAGATCGCCTTCCGCCATTTGCCACAGCACCCCACCACAATCGGGACAGTTGAACGGCACCTGCTCGCCCAGCGCCTCGACCGAAGGCAAATCACTTAAAACGCGCTGGGCAATTTCCGCCTCGATCACGATGTCTTTGGGGGGCTGCTGGCGATCGGGCAGGTTTCGGCGCACCAGCTCCGACAGCAGCGTTCCCATGTCAGCGATGGGCAAGCAGTAGTCAACTCCCACATTGGTGATCACCGACTGGGGCATGTCTGGATAGGACGCATCCAGCGGATCTTGAGCGATGCAGACGCCGCCACATCGCTTGATCGCCATCATGCCGCTAGTGCCATCGTCCAGGTATCCGGTCAGAATAATACCAATGACGCGATTGCCGTAGGCCACTGCCGCGGAGCGAAATAAGGGGTCAATGGCCGGCCGGTAGCGGTTTTCGCGTGCTCCCTTGGTGACCAAAATTTTTTCTTCTACGAGCAAAATATGTTGATCGGGGGGTGCCAGATAGATGTGACCACTTTGGAAGGGTTGCTCGTCGTGGGCCTGTTCGCAGGTTAGCCCACCACTCTCACTCAGGGCTCTGACTAGCACGTCTCCCTTGATGTCTGCACTCATGTGGTTGACCACGAAGACAGCAGCCGGGAAATCTTTTGGCAGCTGCGCGGTCAGCTTCATTAAGGCATGCATGCCCCCAGCAGACGCGCCAACAGCAACAATCATTGGTGGTTGGGTTTGATTCATTTTCACCCTCGTGCTTGTGGGTTTAGCGCATCCGTCTGCTTACCAACTTAAATGGTTCAAGCCCAAGCAAGGGGAAAATCTACCGCAGGTTGCACTTAGCCCTTGAGTCTAGCTCCTAGAGTAGAAGGGCAGTTTATACCTTGGCCTTGACAACCTGTGGATATTTACATTCTCGATCTACTGGTTATAGGGTTGTTGCTGCTTACAGTAACTTTGGGTTCAGGCTGGATTGGCCGATTGCCCCTGTCTTACGCACTAATTTATCTAATTGTGGGGATTGGTTTAAGTCCCTACGGCGTTAACCTCGTGCAAACGCGACCCGACGCCGCCCTTTTAGAACGGCTGACCGAGTTTGTAGTGTTGATCTCTCTCTTTAGCTGCGGCTTGAAAATGAATCGGCCGCTAAAGACCTGGGCGTGGAATTCAACGATTCGGCTGATCGGCTTTTTGATGCCGATTTCGATCTTTGCGATCGCCGCCATCGGCCACTTTTTTCTCAAGCTGGAATGGGGCGTAGGCATATTGCTAGGGGGAATTTTGGCTCCCACCGACCCGGTCTTGGCCTCTGAGGTGCAGCTCACCAACCCCCAAGACCAGGACGAGCTGCGCTTTGGACTAACCTCCGAGGGCGGACTCAACGACGCGCTAGCCTTTCCCTTTGTCTATTTTGGGCTGCACTGGATAAAAGACGACAACTGGCAGAGCTGGTTTGGGCGCTGGGTAGCTGTCGATCTGCTGTGGGCGATCGCCGCCGGCCTGCTGGTTGGTATTGGGGTAGCTAAGGGGATCTGCTGGCTAGAGCGACATCTCGCCAAAAGAAATAGTGTCGATGAGGTAATGGAAGATTTTGTTGGCCTCAGCACCATCTTGCTCGCCTATTCAGTAGCCGAGCTAGTTCACGGCTACGGCTTTTTAGCCGTTTTTGTCGCTGGAGTGGCTATGTACCACCATCGCCTAAGCGATGAGCGATCGCTCTCCCGCCTCAAGTTTATGGAACGGCTCGAAAAGCTAACCGAAATTGGCACTATTTTGCTGCTGGGGTCGCTGCTGCGCGTTGAGCCCATGCTAAAGTTTGCGGTTCCGGGCCTCATCATAGCGGGCTTGCTGATCCTTGTGATTCGCCCCCTAGGAGCCTGGGTGAGCACCATTGGCTCTCCGGTTCACCCGGCCACGCGCTTGCTGTTTGGCTGGTTTGGCATTCGCGGCGTGGGCTCGCTGTACTATCTCACCTACTGTCTGGGTCAGGGTTTGCAGGACGAAGCCGGCGAGATGATTGCCTGGCTGACGATCATTACAGTCACCATTTCGGTAACGCTGCACGGCGTCACCTCGACTCCATTGATGCAGTGGTACGAGCATTACATTGGGGGCCGCAACGACATCGAGAAGGAGCTGCCCCAGTAATTACAGCGGCCAATATCGCCCCAGGCGTGCCGAGGCTGCCTAGGACAATCCTGTCATTTCTATCGCTGAGTGGCGCTTGGAGCAGCGACTAGGGCAGTTTTTGCAGATCTTGCTGAAGCTGCTCCGCCTGTTGCTCTACAACTTCAGCAGCTTCGTTGGCCTTCTCAATATTTTTTGTAGGAAGCGGGGTCTCGCTAGTCTCAGCGGGCTTGTTTTGATGAAACATCAGCATGCCTACTACCCCAAGCCCTACCAATAGCCCGACTAAAGAGAGTCCACGCATGGTTTTACCTGTCCCTAATAAGCCGTAGCCCTGAGCCAAAGTCACTGCCCCGATTCTGCCAAGGCAGCTTTGGGTTTAAGCGCAATGGTCATCGCTATACTATCGGCAGTTCAATACTCCTAAAGTACCCACGAGGCGACACGATTGAGGCAGAGCTAGCCCTGGGTTGGCGGTGTTGGGCTGCGATCGCGCCGCCATGCCTGTAAGATTTTGCCATGACGACCTTTGTAGCCCTCGATTTTGAAACCGCCGATCGCTACCGCGACAGCGCCTGCGCTATTGGCTTAGTTCGAGTTGAGCAGGGGCAGGTGGTAGATAAGGTTCACTACCTGATTCGGCCTCCGCGGCGGCTGTTTGAGTTCACCCACATCCATGGCATTACCTGGCGGCAGGTGGCCAATGAACCCGATTTTGCCGAGCTGTGGCCCGACATCGCGGCGATGTTGACAGGGGCCGACTTCTTTGTGGCCCACAATGCGTCCTTCGATCGCAGCGTGCTCTACGCCTGCTGCAAGGCCTACGGTATTTTGCCCCCGGTGCCCGACTTTGTCTGTACGGTCAAGCTGGCCCGCCAAGCTTGGAATCTTCGCCCCACCAAGCTGCCCAACGTGTGCGACTACCTGGGCATTCCCCTCAACCACCACGATGCACTGTCGGATGCGGAGGCTTGCGCGAAAATTGCGATGCTGATTCCGACCCAGTTTGTGGCCTCAGCGTCTGGAGCTAGCGCGGGCTAGCTCCAGACGCTGAGGCTAACCGACTTAGGAAGATTGGCTGTACGTAAGCGATCGCAGGGACGGACGCTTTAGTAAAGCAGTACGTCCCTGCTGCGAGTCCACCCAGCAAAACCGCCTATGCTATTTTCCCCCAGGAAATTTCTCTATATAGGCCTGCATCTGTAGGGCGATCTTCCCTTGCTGAACGTCCAAGCTTTGCAGCTGGAGCGTCATGCCGCTGAGGGTAAAATTGTGCAGGTCGAGCAAGTCTTTGGCGGCCGCCAGCAGGCTCTGAGTCAGAGGTTCTGAGGTGTTTTCTGGCTCAATTTGAACATCGTTCAGCACCACCTCGTGCCCCTGAGGCCCCATGGCTGGGGTAGCGCGAAAGGCCACCTGCTGCCGCTCGCCGGTTTCATCTAGCACGACGCTAGCAGCGATCGCCACCTGACCATTCCCCGGCAGAGAAAAGTCAATCTGCTCAGCGCTAAGCCGCACCGGACGGCCATCTAGGGTGACATCCAAAGACTTCAGTTTTTGCTGAATATAGTCAGAATTGCAGGCCCGCTCAATATCGACCTCGGTCAGCTCAACCGCAGCGCTGGCATTGGTGGGGCGAGTTAGCTCAATATTGCCAAAAGCCGCCTTGAGGGGGTCAATGGAGATACCATCGGTTTTGACCGAAAGCTGCTCGGTCCGCAGCTCGTTTTTGATCACTAGACCGCGCCCTTCAATATTGGCCGACTCTAGCTCTCCCTGCATCAGTGCGATCGGGTTGGTGCGTATTTCGGCATCTAGGTCGTCTGCGGCATCAAGTTGGGTAGACAGCCCCACCTCGAATGCTTTGCTCAGGGCCTGCTCACCCAAATCTGAATTGCCTTTAGCCATCTTCGTTGTCCTTCTATAGGGTTGAAGGCATAGTCTAGACGGCTTCTTAAATGTTTACGCTCTGCCAAGATGCGTGTTTTATGGCTAGCAATAGTCTGCTTAGGGAGGATAAATATTTTGCCTAAATCACCCCTTTAGAACTGGGAATTAGGTGCGCTCGGCGGGGGTCTACCTCGGTGGCCATGCGCATGGCCCGAGCAAAGGCCTTGAATGTGGCCTCAATAATATGGTGCGAGTTGATGCCATCAAGCTGGCGAATGTGCAGGGTCATTTGGCTGTGGTTGACCACCGCCACAAAAAACTCTCGCACCAGCTGGGTATCGTAGGTACCCACCCGCTGAGTTGGAATCTCCAGCCCATAGCTGAGGTGGGGCCGACCCGAGAAGTCCAGCGCTACCTGCACCAGCGATTCGTCGAGCGGCGCGACAAAGTGGCCAAAGCGGGTAATGCCCTTGCGATCGCCCAGAGCCTGGTGCAGCGCCATGCCTAAGGTAATGCCTACATCCTCATTGGTGTGGTGGTCGTCGATCTCAATATCGCCCGTAGCCCGCACCTCCAGATCAATCAGCCCGTGGGACGAAATCTGGTGCAGCATGTGGTCGAGAAAGGGGATGCCTGTCTTGGCCTCACACTGCCCAGTGCCATCCAAATTGAGGCTCACCTGCACGTCGGTTTCCCCGGTGGTGCGGCTCACGCTGGCGCTGCGGCTAGGGTAAGCCAGACCAGAAGCAGGAACGGAAATTGGACGGTCTTGGGTTTGCATTGCAGGTTGGTGACAGATAATGTCTCATTTTACCGAAGTCTGTATCTACTAACAGGCTCTAACTGTCGAGGACAGACAATGGCCATGTGCCTCGGCACTACTAGCTTTCTAGAGCTGCCAAAATTTGCTTACGGGTAATGTCACCTGTCACCTTAGCCGCACCTAAGCCGTTTGGCATGACAAAGCGAACCTGGCCATCCTCCACTTTCTTGTCGCCCTGCAGCAGCGAGAGAATGTCTTCGGAGGCCAGCTGGGCCGGAATCTGGGTGGGTAGCCCCGTTTTTTCAATCAGTTTCAGCTGTCGCGTTTCCTCAGCGGTGGTCCAGTAGTCGAGGGCGGTGGCGATCTTACCGACCGCCACCATGCCGATCGCTACCGCCTCCCCGTGGTTGACGCCGCGATAGTTCATCAAGCTTTCGACCGCATGGCCGATGGTGTGCCCGTAGTTCAGAATTGCCCGCAGCCCCGCCTCTTTTTCGTCTTGGGAGACCACATCGGCTTTGGCCTGGCACGATCGCGTCAGAATGGTGTGCAGCAGCTCATCCCCCAGATAGCGGTACTGGTCGAGGCGGGGGGTGGCCTCCAGCATTTCAAACAGGTCTCGATCCCAAATCACGCCGTACTTGATCACCTCTGCCATGCCTGCCCGAAATTCGCGCACGGGTAAGGTTTTCAGCACCGTAGGGTCGATCAGCACTAGGCGCGGCTGATGGAACGCCCCAATCAAGTTTTTGCCGCGGGGATGGTTGACGCCGGTTTTGCCCCCGATCGAGGCGTCTACCATGGCCAGCAGCGAGGTGGGCACCTGCACCACATTCACCCCCCGCAGCCAGGTGGCGGCGGCAAAACCCGTCATATCGCCCACCACACCGCCCCCCAGGGCGACCATTGCCGACTTACGCTCTAGGTGAAAGTCAAGGGCCGCGTCGTAGATTTTTTGTAGGGAGCTAGGGGTTTTGTAGCGTTCCCCAGCGGGCAGCAGACAGGTTTCAACTGCATAGCCCGCCTGGGTGAGAGAGGCTAGAGTGCGATCGCCGTACCGCTTAAAAATTGCCGGATTCGACACCAGCAATAGCTTTTGCCCCGGCTTCACCAGCGGTGAGCCGCCACCTCCCAGCCAGGTGCCCAAATGGTCTATACCCCCAGCGGCCACCACCACATCGTAGGGCTGACTTGGCAAGGGGACGGGGATGACGGACTTCATAGGGATGGTCAGGGGGAGGAGGTGCTTTAAAACTTTAGCGCCTGGGGGTTACGGGGTGAGGGAGTGACGGGGTAATGGATTGTCTCAATTACTCCCTCACTCCCCCACTGCCCCACGCTCCCCCCCGCCGTGGTTCAATATAGAGTCGTAACCGTTGTGGAGAAAGAAGTTATGGGTGGTGTAGTCGCCTATGTACTGTTTTTGTCGGTCATGGTAGGTACAGCTATTGGACTGTACCTTGGTCTCCGGCTCGTGAAGCTGATTTAGCGCTCAACGTTAGGTACGCCATGGCCTGAATGCAGCCTAATAGCAGCCATCCCAAAATATTGATGCGGCCGTCGTAAAAGGCTAGGTCAAAGATGGCAAAGGCTGCAGTACCGCCAAAACCGGTAAGGTAGCCCGCCAAAAGGGCCATGGCATCGGGGGATAGCGGAACCGCAACCAGAGTAAAGGTACCGCGCCCCAAGACCCATCCCACTATTCCCGTAAACCCTAAAGTAACTGGAATGCCGGCCTCGGCGGCGAGCATCAGCCACAGGTTGTGGGCGTGGGGCAAGAAGTCGCCGGCCACCGGAAAGTCGGCCGGGTCGTAGAGCTGCTTAAACGTACCCAGGCCCGTGCCAAACCAGGGGTGATGCGGAATCATGTCGAGGGCTAAGCCCCAGACGCTAAAGCGGAGCGAAACGGTGGCAAAAGCCTCAGGCAGGCTGCGCCCACCCACGCCCCAGATCAAGGCGCTGGCGGTGAGTAGAGCGATCGCCCCTAGCCCTGCCCAAAAAATATAGCGGTAGGGCCGTAGCAAGCCGCCAAACAGCAGCAGCTGAATGCCCGCGATCAGTAACCCGTTGCGAGAGCCCGAGCAGTAAATGCCCACCAGCACCAAGGCGGTAGCAGCGCAAATCCAAACGCTTTTAGCTCTCAGCTCAGGGCGATTGAGGTAGTAGGCACAGAGCCCTAGTCCCAGACCAAACACAATCACCATATAGTTGGCCAAGGCGTTGGGGTGGCCAAACATCGCGCTGGCGCGATGGCCGTAGTTGGTTTGCTGATAGAGCCAGGCCAGGCCAGGATGGCTTCCCCAGCGCACCAGACCGCCGGGCGATCGCAGGTAAAACTCCGCGATCGCCGTCAGATTAACCGGTACAGTCGCTACCAGCAGCGCCACGGCCCAGTTGTGCAGCGTCGCCCAGGGCTGGCGAAACTGGGGCACAGCGATGGCGATCGCCCCGTAGAGCACGAAGAATGGCACAAAATTTAGCGCCTGCAGGGCCGACTCTCCTGGCGCCTGGGAAAGCGCCACGCTGACCCCAAGCCCTAGAGCCAACCAGAGCCAGCCCTGGGTGTAGAGCAATCGCCCAATCGCCCGCCAGCTTTGGTACAGGCTCACCAGCAAAAACCAGACTAACCCCGCGATCGCTCCATAGACGATGTAGGGCAACGCTACCAAACTGGCTAAAACCAACCGCGCCGAGGCTGGGCTACCAACCCCAAACCCTTTCACCCTAGTAGGCTCCATCGCCAATCACAACCACCCACACTGTTCTCAGCAAAATATAGATGTCTAGCCAGACCGACCAGTTTCTCACGTAGTAGGCATCCAGGTTGACCCGCTCGTCGTAGGACACATTGTTGCGCCCTGACACCTGCCACAGCCCCGTTAGGCCCGGCAGCACTTTAGTGTAGAGGCTGTACTTGTCGGCGTAGCGAACGATCTCCTCCTTAACAATAGGTCGCGGCCCCACTAGGCTCATCTCTCCTCGCAGCACATTCCACAGCTGGGGCAACTCATCTAGACTGGTGCGACGCAGAAAACGACCCACGCGGGTAATGCGTGGGTCGTAGCGCAGCTTATGGTCGCGCTCCCACTGCTCCCGCAGAAGCGGGTTTTCGGTCAGGTAGCGCTCCAATACCAGCCCAGCATTGGGCACCATGGAGCGAAATTTCCAGGCGACAAAAGTCGTGTTGTTTTGCCCCAAACGGGGCTGACCATAAAACACTGGCCCCGGCGAATCGAGCTTAACTAGAACCGCAATCACCACCAGTATCGGCAGCAGGCAAAGCCCTATCACCAGGGTCAGCACCAAATCTAGAAGGGTTTTGAGCAGACGGGGCCCCGGTAGCAGCAGCTGCTGCCGAATTTCTAGACCCAAAATACCGCCCAAGTCTTTAGAACTAACCCACAGGCTGGCAACCCCAAATAGGTCAGGAATCATCAACAGGTGCGGGAAGGTGCGGCCATACAGCTCCAGCACCCGCAGCAGCTTTTCTCGCTGCATTCCAGGCATCGCCACAATAGCGTAGTGTATATCGTGACGAAGGGCCAAATGCGGTGCGGCCGACAGCGGCCCAACAATGGGCACCTCACACAAACTGCCCTCATGCACCCGACTGTCATCCAGAACGGCTACAGGCTTCAGGCCAAAAGCGGGCTGATTCTTTAAGGTTTGAATCACTAGCTCGCCAGTACGCCCACCACCCAAGATCAGAACTTGATACCCCCACCAGGGGTAGCGAGCAAATAAATGCTTTACCAGCAAACGCCCGGTCAGCACTGTTAGCAACGACAGCAGCCAAGCCAGCAAAAACACCCCGCGCGAGTAAGTCTCGCCTTCACGGGTTAAAAAGAGCCCCGCCCCCAGCACTAGATAAGTAAAGGTGGTGGATAGACAAATACGCCGCAGCTCGTCGACGGGGCTCAAGCCCACCGCTGGGTAGAGCCCAGCCACAGCGTAGGCCAGCAAAAACACGCCCAAAATTGGCCATAGCTGCCCGTAAAGACCGGGCGAATACTGCCCGTCGAAAGCCAGCCGCAAATAAACCCCAGCGCCGCCAGCCAGGGCCAGAGCTAGTAAATCGGACAGACTGAGGAGGGCAACCATCGGCAAGGAGCGGGTTGACATCCTCAAGGACAACATTACTGGATGAACCGTGCGCTCAAGAGGAAACATAAATTTCCCCAACACTCCTGAAACACCGACACTACTCTAATTCATTGCCCTGCCGAAATTTCAGCCATTTATCTGCCATATAGGTGGTTAATTCCTGGCGAAATCTTGACTCGGAAAAAGTTTCGGCATGGTGGCGAATGGCTTCAGCTTCAAACTCGACTCCGTGTTGGGCAAAATGCTGCACGGCCTGCACTAGGTGATCCACCGTTTGCTGGCTAAACAGTAGCCCAGTTTTCCCCGGCTGGACGGTTTCGACACAGCCGCCCTGACCGTAGGCAATCACGGGTGCCCCCGCCGCTTGGGCTTCGACTACGGTGATGCCAAAGTCTTCTTCCGCCGGAAAAATAAACCCTCGACAACGCGCCATATGATCTGACACCACCGCGTCCGCAGGGTTCCGCAAAAAGGTGATATTCGGTTTGGCCGATCGCTGTAGCTCGGCCAGAGCTGGCCCGTCGCCAATCACCACCAGGGGCAACCCGAGGCGGTTAAACGCCTCCACGGTGAGATCGACTCGCTTGTAGGGCACGCAGCGCGACACCGTGAGATAAAAGTCATCGCGGGGCTGCTGCCAGCAGAAGCGATCGACTGCCACCGGCGGGTAGATCACGGTGGCGGGGCGGCGGTAGGTTTTCCAAATGCGGCGAGCTACGTAGCGGGAGTTAGCCACAAAGCAGTCGACTCGGTGGGCAGCGGCGAGATCCCACAGGCGCAGGTAATGCAAAATCAAGCGGGTGAGGGCGCTTTTGGCACCTCGGGTGAGCCCCGCCTGCTGGAGGTACTGGTGCTGCAAATCCCACGCGTAGCGAACGGGTGTGTGTACATAGCTGACGTGGAGCTGGTGGGGACGAGTGAGCACTCCCTTGGCCACGGCGTGGTTACTGGAGAGCACTAGGTCATAGTCTGAGAGGTCAAACTGCTCCACCGCCAAGGGCATCAGCGGCAGATATTGACGAAAGTGCCGCCGCGCCCCGGGTAGGTTTTGCAGAAAGGAGGTCTCAACCCGAGTCCCTGGTGGGATTAGAGATACCGCCTCGGGTTCTAAGAACTGCACCAAGCTAAAGACATCCGCCCGAGGGCACACCGCCAACATTTGCTCGACGACTTTTTCTGATCCCGCCCAGCTGACGAGCCACTCGTGCACGATCGCGACGGTGGCAGGTAAAGATTCAGAAGTCATTTAACCTGGGGGTAAGGGAAGCAGTCGAAAGGTTGCTTGGGGGCGATCGCAGCGCTCTATCAGCCATGGCCGATGCACTAACAGTTCCATGGTTCCAGGCTGAGTTGGGTGGCGGCTCTGCGCTCCAATCTTATCAGCGCACTTCTCTCTGGGATGGGTTACTCAATTAAATTGCGGTAAGGAGTGATGGGGCA is a genomic window containing:
- a CDS encoding 3'-5' exonuclease → MTTFVALDFETADRYRDSACAIGLVRVEQGQVVDKVHYLIRPPRRLFEFTHIHGITWRQVANEPDFAELWPDIAAMLTGADFFVAHNASFDRSVLYACCKAYGILPPVPDFVCTVKLARQAWNLRPTKLPNVCDYLGIPLNHHDALSDAEACAKIAMLIPTQFVASASGASAG
- a CDS encoding NAD(P)/FAD-dependent oxidoreductase, encoding MLRLSQIKLPLDHPEAALEEAILKKLHLTAADLTSFTIFKRSYDARKKGNIALVYIVDVETPQEKALLKRFKKDATVTVTPDLTYRPVAQAPEEFQNRPIVIGMGPCGMFAGLMLAQMGFRPIILERGKSVRDRSVDTFGFWLKKALNPESNAQFGEGGAGTFSDGKLYSQVSDPHHYGRKVLTELVNAGASPEILYINKPHIGTYRLVKIVQNMRAMIESLGGEIRFQTRVADIDIDQGQVRGVRLDNGDYLASDHVVLAVGHSARDTFHMLYERGVYIEAKPFSIGFRIEHPQLLIDRCRLGDQAGHPRLGSADYKLVHHCENGRSVYSFCMCPGGKVVAAASEPGRLVTNGMSEYARDESNANSAIVVGITPEVDYPEGPLAGIALQRRLEEFAFELGGGTYEAPGQLVGDFLASRPSTAFGEVQPSYKPGVKLGDLSSSLPDYAIAAIREAIPAFDHKIHGFAMDDAVLTGIETRTSSPIRIKRNEQFQSLNTAGLYPAGEGAGYAGGILSAGIDGIRVAEAVALSLVKGQSPQ
- a CDS encoding chemotaxis protein CheB, with translation MNQTQPPMIVAVGASAGGMHALMKLTAQLPKDFPAAVFVVNHMSADIKGDVLVRALSESGGLTCEQAHDEQPFQSGHIYLAPPDQHILLVEEKILVTKGARENRYRPAIDPLFRSAAVAYGNRVIGIILTGYLDDGTSGMMAIKRCGGVCIAQDPLDASYPDMPQSVITNVGVDYCLPIADMGTLLSELVRRNLPDRQQPPKDIVIEAEIAQRVLSDLPSVEALGEQVPFNCPDCGGVLWQMAEGDLLRYRCHTGHAFTSAVLLAQQTAKIEETLWVALRMFEERQNLIATMGQKQGNSSSILQRVQDSQIHIERIRAMLKATHEGDRDDETK
- a CDS encoding cytochrome b6-f complex subunit PetL, which encodes MGGVVAYVLFLSVMVGTAIGLYLGLRLVKLI
- the hisB gene encoding imidazoleglycerol-phosphate dehydratase HisB, with the translated sequence MQTQDRPISVPASGLAYPSRSASVSRTTGETDVQVSLNLDGTGQCEAKTGIPFLDHMLHQISSHGLIDLEVRATGDIEIDDHHTNEDVGITLGMALHQALGDRKGITRFGHFVAPLDESLVQVALDFSGRPHLSYGLEIPTQRVGTYDTQLVREFFVAVVNHSQMTLHIRQLDGINSHHIIEATFKAFARAMRMATEVDPRRAHLIPSSKGVI
- a CDS encoding DUF2993 domain-containing protein, which codes for MAKGNSDLGEQALSKAFEVGLSTQLDAADDLDAEIRTNPIALMQGELESANIEGRGLVIKNELRTEQLSVKTDGISIDPLKAAFGNIELTRPTNASAAVELTEVDIERACNSDYIQQKLKSLDVTLDGRPVRLSAEQIDFSLPGNGQVAIAASVVLDETGERQQVAFRATPAMGPQGHEVVLNDVQIEPENTSEPLTQSLLAAAKDLLDLHNFTLSGMTLQLQSLDVQQGKIALQMQAYIEKFPGGK
- the aroB gene encoding 3-dehydroquinate synthase, which codes for MKSVIPVPLPSQPYDVVVAAGGIDHLGTWLGGGGSPLVKPGQKLLLVSNPAIFKRYGDRTLASLTQAGYAVETCLLPAGERYKTPSSLQKIYDAALDFHLERKSAMVALGGGVVGDMTGFAAATWLRGVNVVQVPTSLLAMVDASIGGKTGVNHPRGKNLIGAFHQPRLVLIDPTVLKTLPVREFRAGMAEVIKYGVIWDRDLFEMLEATPRLDQYRYLGDELLHTILTRSCQAKADVVSQDEKEAGLRAILNYGHTIGHAVESLMNYRGVNHGEAVAIGMVAVGKIATALDYWTTAEETRQLKLIEKTGLPTQIPAQLASEDILSLLQGDKKVEDGQVRFVMPNGLGAAKVTGDITRKQILAALES
- a CDS encoding cation:proton antiporter — translated: MDIYILDLLVIGLLLLTVTLGSGWIGRLPLSYALIYLIVGIGLSPYGVNLVQTRPDAALLERLTEFVVLISLFSCGLKMNRPLKTWAWNSTIRLIGFLMPISIFAIAAIGHFFLKLEWGVGILLGGILAPTDPVLASEVQLTNPQDQDELRFGLTSEGGLNDALAFPFVYFGLHWIKDDNWQSWFGRWVAVDLLWAIAAGLLVGIGVAKGICWLERHLAKRNSVDEVMEDFVGLSTILLAYSVAELVHGYGFLAVFVAGVAMYHHRLSDERSLSRLKFMERLEKLTEIGTILLLGSLLRVEPMLKFAVPGLIIAGLLILVIRPLGAWVSTIGSPVHPATRLLFGWFGIRGVGSLYYLTYCLGQGLQDEAGEMIAWLTIITVTISVTLHGVTSTPLMQWYEHYIGGRNDIEKELPQ